A stretch of DNA from Bacillus sp. FJAT-45350:
CTCTAATTATTACTGGTCCTAATACAGGGGGGAAAACGGTAACTCTGAAAACAATTGGGCTATTAACTTTAATGGCTCAGTCTGGACTTCATATACCAGCTGAAGAAGAGTCTGAAATGGCAGTATTTAAAAATGTATTTGCTGATATTGGAGATGAACAATCCATTGAGCAGAGTTTAAGTACATTTTCATCCCATATGACAAACATAGTCGGTATTCTTGATAAAGTTGACCACGAAAGTCTCGTACTTTTTGATGAGTTAGGAGCTGGTACTGACCCAACAGAAGGGGCAGCGTTAGCGATTGCAATATTAGATGATGTTTATCAAAGAGGGGCAAGAGTTGTTGCAACGACCCACTATAGTGAGCTAAAAGGGTATGCCTATAACCATGAAGGAGCATTAAACGCGAGTGTTGAATTTGATGTCGAGACATTAAGTCCAACATATCGTCTTCTTATTGGTGTACCAGGTCGAAGTAATGCCTTTGCAATTTCTAGAAGGTTAGGTCTGAATGAAACGATTATAGAAAAAGCAAAAGGTCAAATTAGTAGTGATAATACGCAAGTTGAAAATATGATTGCATCATTAGAAGAAACACAGAAATCATCAGCAGCTGAATGGGAACAAACTCTTTCTTTGAGGAAAGAGGCAGAACTACTGAGAGATGATTTTGTAGCAAAGCTTGAGCAATTAGAAGAAGAAAAAGAAGCAGTTCTTGCAGAAGCGGAAAAGAAGGCAGAAGAAGCTGTTAAAAAGGCAAAAGCTGAAGCTGAAAGTATCATTAAAAATCTTCGTCATATGCAAAAAGAGTCGCAGGCTGTAGTGAAAGAGCATGAGTTAATAGATGCGAAGAAGCGTTTAGAGGAAGCAACGCCGAATCTACAGAAAAAGAAAAAATCAAAGAAAAAAGCAGTTGCAACAAAGCATGAGCTTCGTCCTGGTGATGAAGTTAAGGTAATTAGCTTTGGACAAAAAGGTCATATTGTTGATAGAATTAGCGAAAAAGAGTTTCAAATTCAAATTGGTGTTATGAAAATGAAAGTACATGTTGATGATTTACAATATATCGATCGACCAAAACAGATAGAGAAAAAACCACTTGCAACAGTCAAAGGAAGTAGTCACCACGTGAAACCAGAGCTTGATTTACGTGGAGAGCGATTTGAGGATGCAATGCTAATGGTGGAAAAATATTTAGATGATGCATTGCTTGCTGGCTATCACCAAGTTTCAATTATCCATGGGATGGGTACTGGAGCATTAAAAAAAGGTGTTAAAGAATTATTAAAGAAGCATCGCCATGTGAAAAGTGCGAAGGATGCAGGAGCAAGAGAAGGTGGGCTTGGAAACACTGTAGTTGAATTCAAGTAAAGAGAGGCGGTATGTTTATGGCACGATTGTTTGAGTATGAATTTGTCCAGACTGCCGCTTATTACAGTGTGTCAGTTCTTGCCATTATTATCTTTTTAGCTGTATTTGAACTGCTAACGAAGTATAATAATTGGGATGAGATAAAGAAAGGGAATCTTTCAGTTGCAATGGCAACTGGGGGGAAAATATTTGGAGTAGCTAATATTTTTCGTTTCTCAATACAATCTCATGACTCTCTTTTAGAGATGCTTGGGTGGGGTGTATTCGGATTTTTCCTTTTATTATTTTGTTATTTTATGTTTGAGTTTCTCACTCCTAAGTTTCGTGTAGATGAAGAAATAGCTAATGATAATAGAGCAGTTGGCTTTATCGCTATGATTATTTCTATTAGTATCTCATTTATTGTCGGCAGTAGTATTTCTTAAGATAGTCAGTTACATTTAACTTTAGTAGATAAACGCAATGGGCTCACCATTGTTTTGGAGAATTTTTTTATGGGAGAGGTTTGTTTTGGAAACCCTATGGAAAGTATTATATGCATGTTGTGGTGGTTTTGTAATAGCGGGAATCGTTTATATGTTATTTTTTGCAGCGAGCTAAAAGGAGAGGGTATTCTAAGTTTTTTAACTTGGAATACCCTCTTTCAAATTGAAATAAAATAAAAATTCTGAAAAAAATAAAAAAAGTGTTCAAATTTGAAAGCGTTTACAATACAATAGGTTTAGAGGAGAATGT
This window harbors:
- a CDS encoding endonuclease MutS2, producing MQDRVLRVLEYDKMKKQLVQHVASSLGRNKIERLVPSTDLEKIQLWQEQTYEGAKVLRLRGRAPLGGIFDIRASLKRAKIGGMLNSSELLEVASTIYGGRQFKKFIDTMVEEEVEIPHLEEMVEGIIPFTDLERAIKQCIDDNGEVLDSASPALRTLRHQIRSYESGIRSKLENITRSSSKMLSDSIITIRNDRFVVPVKQEYRHSFGGIVHDQSSSGATLFIEPQAVVLMNNQLREARVKEAQEIERILAELTEQVAEHVEELLENVDVLAEIDFLFAKALYSQKIKGTQPILNGDGEISLTKARHPLIPGEEVVPIDVDLGKSFSSLIITGPNTGGKTVTLKTIGLLTLMAQSGLHIPAEEESEMAVFKNVFADIGDEQSIEQSLSTFSSHMTNIVGILDKVDHESLVLFDELGAGTDPTEGAALAIAILDDVYQRGARVVATTHYSELKGYAYNHEGALNASVEFDVETLSPTYRLLIGVPGRSNAFAISRRLGLNETIIEKAKGQISSDNTQVENMIASLEETQKSSAAEWEQTLSLRKEAELLRDDFVAKLEQLEEEKEAVLAEAEKKAEEAVKKAKAEAESIIKNLRHMQKESQAVVKEHELIDAKKRLEEATPNLQKKKKSKKKAVATKHELRPGDEVKVISFGQKGHIVDRISEKEFQIQIGVMKMKVHVDDLQYIDRPKQIEKKPLATVKGSSHHVKPELDLRGERFEDAMLMVEKYLDDALLAGYHQVSIIHGMGTGALKKGVKELLKKHRHVKSAKDAGAREGGLGNTVVEFK
- a CDS encoding DUF350 domain-containing protein, whose product is MARLFEYEFVQTAAYYSVSVLAIIIFLAVFELLTKYNNWDEIKKGNLSVAMATGGKIFGVANIFRFSIQSHDSLLEMLGWGVFGFFLLLFCYFMFEFLTPKFRVDEEIANDNRAVGFIAMIISISISFIVGSSIS